One stretch of Lysobacter sp. KIS68-7 DNA includes these proteins:
- a CDS encoding acyl-CoA dehydrogenase, protein MSVVVPFLLLILAGGFAAYHRLRLAYWAAITASLLVVAFLLGANGVATGIAAVLVAAIAIPLLVPTFRKSRITTPLLAFYTKLLPPLSDTERTALEAGTVGFEGELFSGKPDWDKLLSLPKPQLTAEEQAFLDGPCEELCRMTNDWDITHVRADLPPELWEYCKKHKFFGLNIPKEYGGLGFSALMNHKVIQKLASISSVLSSTVGVPNSLGPAELLMHYGTDEQKAEYLPRLADGRDVPCFALTGPFAGSDATSIPDYGIVCMGEWNGANVLGFRLTLNKRYITLAPVATLIGVAFRMYDPDGLLGDKKDIGISLALVPRETPGLDIGRRHFPLNSPFQNGPIHGKDVFVPLSQLIGGEDYAGRGWQMLMECLSIGRSITLPSTASGGAKMGAIVTGAYARIRKQFGLSVGRFEGVEEALARIAGKAYAISALSQATAAAVARGENPAVPSTIAKYHCTEMGREVSRDVMDVHGGKGIILGPRNYAGRGWQATPIMITVEGANIMTRSLMIFGQGAILCHPWVMKEMKAAQLADANERIDTFDDALFGHIGYAISNAVRSWWFGLTSARIGKAPGDEYTKRFYRKLDRYSAALAVMADTSMLLLGGKLKFKESLSGRLGDVLSQLYICSSMLKRYEDEGRPVGDQPLLAWAFHDSINKIETALSGALRNFPIRPVGWVLWALIFPWGRRAQPPSDRLGHRAASLLMTPCDARQRLAEGVFTAPTANNPAGRIDSYLPKVILAEPVERKFLKALKNSDIEALEFDAQLDEGVREGWITADERKQLEELRAMTLDAISVDDFESWELRAASFEQAAGVGHPRAAA, encoded by the coding sequence ATGAGCGTCGTCGTTCCCTTTCTCTTGCTGATCCTCGCGGGCGGTTTCGCGGCCTACCACCGGCTGCGGCTCGCGTACTGGGCGGCGATCACCGCCAGCCTGCTGGTCGTGGCCTTCCTGCTCGGTGCGAACGGCGTGGCCACCGGGATCGCCGCGGTGCTCGTCGCCGCCATCGCGATCCCCCTGCTCGTCCCGACCTTCCGCAAGTCGCGCATCACCACGCCCTTGCTCGCCTTCTATACGAAGCTGCTGCCCCCGCTCTCGGACACCGAACGCACCGCGCTCGAAGCCGGCACCGTCGGCTTCGAGGGCGAGCTGTTCTCGGGCAAGCCCGACTGGGACAAGCTGCTCTCGCTGCCCAAGCCGCAGCTCACCGCGGAAGAGCAGGCCTTCCTCGACGGCCCGTGCGAAGAGCTGTGCCGCATGACCAACGACTGGGACATCACCCACGTCCGCGCCGACCTGCCGCCGGAGCTCTGGGAGTACTGCAAGAAGCACAAGTTCTTCGGCCTCAACATCCCGAAGGAATACGGCGGCCTGGGCTTCTCGGCGCTGATGAACCACAAGGTGATCCAGAAGCTCGCCTCGATCTCCAGCGTGCTGAGCTCCACCGTGGGCGTGCCGAATTCGCTCGGCCCGGCCGAGCTGCTGATGCACTACGGCACCGACGAGCAGAAGGCCGAATACCTGCCGCGCCTGGCCGACGGCCGCGACGTGCCCTGCTTCGCGCTGACCGGCCCGTTCGCCGGTTCCGACGCCACCTCGATCCCCGACTACGGCATCGTGTGCATGGGCGAGTGGAACGGCGCGAACGTGCTCGGCTTCCGCCTCACGCTCAACAAGCGCTACATCACGCTCGCCCCCGTGGCCACGCTCATCGGCGTCGCGTTCCGCATGTACGACCCCGACGGCCTGCTCGGCGACAAGAAGGACATCGGCATTTCGCTCGCGCTCGTGCCGCGCGAAACGCCGGGGCTCGACATCGGCCGTCGCCACTTCCCGCTCAACTCGCCGTTCCAGAACGGCCCGATCCACGGCAAGGATGTGTTCGTCCCGCTCTCGCAGCTGATCGGTGGCGAGGACTACGCAGGCCGCGGCTGGCAGATGCTGATGGAGTGCCTGTCGATCGGTCGTTCGATCACCCTGCCCTCCACCGCCAGCGGCGGCGCGAAGATGGGCGCGATCGTCACCGGCGCGTATGCGCGCATCCGCAAGCAGTTCGGCCTGTCGGTCGGTCGTTTCGAAGGCGTGGAGGAAGCGCTCGCGCGCATCGCCGGCAAGGCGTATGCGATCAGCGCGTTGTCGCAGGCCACCGCCGCGGCGGTCGCGCGCGGCGAAAACCCCGCGGTGCCGTCGACCATCGCGAAGTACCACTGCACGGAGATGGGACGCGAGGTCTCGCGCGACGTCATGGACGTCCACGGCGGCAAGGGCATCATCCTCGGCCCGCGCAACTATGCCGGCCGCGGCTGGCAGGCCACGCCGATCATGATCACGGTGGAAGGCGCGAACATCATGACGCGCTCGCTGATGATCTTCGGCCAGGGCGCGATCCTGTGCCACCCGTGGGTCATGAAGGAAATGAAGGCGGCGCAGCTGGCCGATGCGAACGAACGCATCGACACGTTCGACGACGCGCTGTTCGGCCACATCGGCTATGCGATCTCCAACGCCGTGCGCAGCTGGTGGTTCGGCCTGACCAGCGCGCGCATCGGCAAGGCGCCGGGCGACGAATACACCAAGCGCTTCTATCGCAAGCTCGATCGCTATTCCGCCGCGCTCGCGGTGATGGCCGATACGTCGATGCTGCTGCTCGGCGGCAAGCTGAAGTTCAAGGAGTCCCTGTCGGGCCGCCTGGGCGACGTGCTCTCGCAGCTGTACATCTGCAGCAGCATGCTCAAGCGCTACGAAGACGAAGGCCGCCCGGTCGGCGACCAGCCTCTGCTCGCCTGGGCCTTCCACGATTCGATCAACAAGATCGAAACCGCGTTGTCCGGTGCGCTGCGCAACTTCCCGATCCGTCCGGTGGGCTGGGTGCTGTGGGCGCTGATCTTCCCGTGGGGCCGCCGCGCGCAGCCACCGAGCGATCGTCTGGGCCATCGCGCCGCCTCGCTGCTGATGACGCCGTGCGATGCGCGCCAGCGCCTGGCCGAAGGCGTGTTCACCGCGCCCACGGCGAACAACCCCGCCGGCCGCATCGACAGTTACCTGCCGAAGGTGATCCTCGCCGAACCGGTCGAGCGCAAGTTCCTCAAGGCGCTGAAGAACAGCGACATCGAAGCGCTCGAGTTCGATGCGCAACTCGACGAAGGCGTGCGCGAAGGCTGGATCACCGCGGACGAGCGCAAGCAGCTCGAAGAACTGCGCGCGATGACGCTGGATGCGATCAGCGTCGACGACTTCGAGTCGTGGGAGCTGCGCGCCGCGTCGTTCGAACAGGCGGCCGGCGTCGGCCATCCGCGCGCCGCGGCCTGA
- a CDS encoding hotdog fold domain-containing protein, with product MFARAVCWRAPYFASIAPRIAVLEPGRCEASIAHRRKVTNHIGTVHAIALCNLAEFAGGLVTDVSIPPSMRWIPKGMQVEYLGKANGTMHAVATPDIPAVEAAQGYELPVTVLVSDPQAAPVFRARIAMWVSPRR from the coding sequence ATGTTCGCGCGCGCCGTATGCTGGCGCGCGCCCTACTTCGCCAGCATCGCCCCACGCATCGCGGTGCTGGAACCGGGCCGCTGCGAAGCCTCGATCGCGCACCGCCGCAAGGTGACCAACCACATCGGCACCGTGCATGCGATCGCGCTGTGCAACCTCGCCGAGTTCGCGGGCGGGCTGGTGACGGATGTGTCGATCCCGCCCTCGATGCGGTGGATCCCGAAGGGCATGCAGGTCGAATACCTCGGCAAGGCGAACGGCACGATGCACGCCGTCGCCACGCCCGACATCCCCGCCGTCGAAGCGGCGCAGGGTTACGAATTGCCCGTCACCGTGCTGGTCAGCGATCCGCAAGCCGCGCCCGTGTTCCGCGCGCGCATCGCGATGTGGGTGTCGCCGCGCCGTTAG
- a CDS encoding TetR/AcrR family transcriptional regulator, whose product MTTAAARTERSTRLSAEDWAQAALDQIAETGVASVAVEPLARRLGVTKGSFYWHFPSREALLVAALERWEKVEQETVFGSLEPIPDPRERLRALFQLVAHEAKSHIIYSELLKAMDHPAVQPVIVRVSERRLDYLTASFRQAGLSRTDAQHRARLLYSAYVGFLQLNLQLHQMNMQHEEFEAYVEHMMQTLIPGA is encoded by the coding sequence ATGACGACCGCAGCCGCCCGCACCGAACGCAGTACGCGCCTGAGCGCCGAAGATTGGGCGCAGGCGGCGTTGGACCAGATCGCCGAAACCGGCGTCGCGTCCGTCGCGGTCGAACCCCTGGCCCGCCGCCTCGGCGTGACCAAGGGCAGCTTCTACTGGCACTTCCCGTCGCGCGAAGCATTGCTGGTTGCGGCTCTCGAGCGCTGGGAGAAAGTGGAGCAGGAAACCGTCTTCGGTTCCCTCGAACCGATCCCGGACCCGCGCGAGCGCCTGCGCGCCCTGTTCCAGCTGGTCGCGCACGAAGCCAAATCGCACATCATCTATTCCGAACTGCTCAAGGCGATGGACCATCCCGCCGTGCAGCCGGTGATCGTGCGCGTCTCCGAGCGTCGCCTGGACTATCTCACCGCGTCCTTCCGCCAGGCCGGCCTGAGCCGCACCGATGCGCAGCACCGCGCGCGCCTGCTGTATTCCGCCTACGTGGGCTTCCTCCAGCTCAACCTGCAGCTGCACCAGATGAACATGCAGCACGAGGAGTTCGAGGCCTACGTGGAGCACATGATGCAAACGCTCATTCCGGGCGCCTGA
- a CDS encoding NAD-dependent epimerase/dehydratase family protein: protein MTSRRDFLTVSLAAAGLAAMPAFARKKKPAAEDTNDDAFRKPGAPLRILVLGGTGFLGPHFVEAARAKGHKLTLFNRGKTNPTRFSGEEFKDIEQLQGDRKTDMKALEGRRKWDAVLDTSAYLPADVTRSAQLLAKRVDQYLLVSTISVYARLDVPNQDESAPVAQLADPNVTEVTGETYGGLKALCESAAQREIPGHVTVVRPGLIVGPGDTTDRFTYWPARADRGGEILGPGSAADPTQFIDVRDLAAFMLHVIEQRNFGTFNADAPGGKLTMGELLDSCQRIAAKPSTVTWVPAAFLDKQQVSAWQDMPVWIPAEGENAGFGRMSSAKAQAAGLTYRPLDTTVADTLAYWRSLPPDRRANPKAGLPPEREAAVLKAWHASLEPKPVKKSTSKKSSKKSSTKKSSSKKKKH, encoded by the coding sequence ATGACCAGCCGCCGCGATTTCCTCACCGTGTCGCTCGCCGCCGCAGGCCTTGCCGCGATGCCCGCGTTCGCACGGAAAAAGAAGCCCGCTGCGGAGGACACCAACGACGACGCGTTCCGCAAGCCCGGCGCACCGCTGCGCATCCTCGTGCTGGGCGGCACCGGTTTCCTCGGTCCGCATTTCGTCGAGGCCGCGCGCGCGAAGGGCCACAAGCTCACGCTGTTCAACCGCGGCAAGACCAATCCCACGCGCTTCAGCGGCGAAGAGTTCAAGGACATCGAACAACTGCAGGGCGACCGCAAGACCGACATGAAGGCGCTCGAAGGGCGCCGCAAGTGGGACGCGGTGCTGGACACCTCGGCCTACCTGCCGGCCGACGTGACGCGTTCGGCGCAACTGCTCGCCAAGCGCGTCGACCAGTACCTGCTCGTGTCCACCATCTCGGTGTACGCCAGGCTCGACGTGCCGAACCAGGACGAGAGCGCGCCCGTTGCGCAGCTCGCCGATCCCAACGTCACCGAAGTGACGGGCGAGACCTACGGGGGGCTGAAAGCCTTGTGCGAATCGGCGGCGCAGCGCGAGATCCCCGGGCACGTGACCGTCGTGCGTCCCGGATTGATCGTCGGCCCCGGCGATACGACCGATCGCTTCACCTACTGGCCCGCGCGCGCCGATCGCGGCGGCGAAATCCTCGGGCCGGGCAGTGCGGCGGACCCGACGCAGTTCATCGACGTGCGCGACCTCGCGGCCTTCATGCTGCACGTGATCGAGCAGCGCAATTTCGGCACGTTCAACGCCGATGCGCCCGGCGGCAAGTTGACGATGGGCGAGTTGCTTGACAGCTGCCAGCGCATCGCGGCCAAGCCCTCGACGGTGACGTGGGTGCCGGCGGCCTTCCTCGACAAGCAACAAGTGAGCGCGTGGCAGGACATGCCGGTGTGGATCCCGGCCGAAGGCGAGAACGCGGGCTTCGGCCGCATGAGCAGCGCGAAGGCGCAGGCCGCGGGCCTGACATATCGCCCGCTCGACACGACGGTGGCGGACACGCTCGCGTACTGGCGCTCGTTGCCGCCGGACCGTCGCGCGAATCCGAAGGCGGGCCTGCCGCCCGAACGCGAAGCCGCGGTGCTGAAGGCGTGGCATGCGTCGCTGGAGCCCAAGCCGGTGAAGAAATCGACGTCGAAGAAGTCGTCGAAGAAATCATCGACGAAGAAGTCTTCCTCCAAGAAGAAGAAACACTGA
- a CDS encoding LemA family protein: protein MLAFLILLAIVAVVGFWLMGMYNGLVVARNAFKNAFAQIDVQLQRRFDLIPNLVETVKGYMAHERGTMEAVIAARSAAMSGLSAAKASPGDPSAMAELANSQGVLNGALGRLMAVAEAYPDLKANQNMMQLTEELTSTENKVAFARQAFNDSVMAYNNKRETFPSSIFAGMFQFLPAALLEIPNEQQAQVRAAPKVQF from the coding sequence ATGCTTGCTTTCTTGATCCTGCTCGCAATTGTGGCGGTCGTGGGCTTCTGGTTGATGGGGATGTACAACGGGTTGGTCGTCGCCCGCAACGCATTCAAGAACGCCTTTGCGCAAATCGACGTGCAGCTGCAGCGCCGCTTCGACCTCATTCCCAACCTGGTCGAGACCGTGAAGGGCTACATGGCCCACGAGCGCGGGACGATGGAGGCGGTGATCGCCGCGCGCAGCGCCGCGATGTCGGGCCTGTCCGCCGCGAAGGCCAGTCCCGGCGACCCGTCGGCCATGGCCGAACTCGCCAACTCGCAGGGCGTGTTGAATGGCGCGCTGGGCCGCCTGATGGCGGTCGCCGAGGCCTACCCGGACCTCAAGGCGAACCAGAACATGATGCAGCTCACCGAGGAGCTGACCTCGACGGAAAACAAGGTCGCCTTCGCGCGCCAGGCCTTCAACGATTCGGTGATGGCCTACAACAACAAGCGCGAGACCTTCCCGTCGTCGATCTTCGCGGGCATGTTCCAGTTCCTGCCCGCCGCCCTGCTCGAAATTCCCAACGAGCAACAGGCGCAGGTGCGTGCGGCGCCGAAAGTGCAGTTCTAA
- a CDS encoding choline dehydrogenase, with protein sequence MHAFDYIIIGAGSAGCVLANRLSEDPNVRVLLLEAGGRDWHPFIHMPAGLAKLSGTKGVNWDYYTVAEKQLDNRTLWWPRGKVLGGSSSINAMCYIRGHARDYDDWAAHGATGWNWASVLPYFKRSEGNVRGADAYHGAEGPLTVSDLRYVNPLTEVFVEAGRQAGIPHNRDFNGASLEGVGLYQVTQRDGARCSAAVGYLHPVRARKNLVVRTDAMVTRITFDKGRTNGVTAVVRGQAYHFEATREVLLSGGAINSPHLLMLSGIGPARELQRHGIAVVHDAPGVGENLQDHLDICTLEHSTQPITYDRISDVKVAYDYFLRGHSGAGSSNIAEGGGFVRSSLAPDERPDIQLHFLPAMLDDHGRHRLRGDGYTVHACFLRPRSRGRIALASGRAGDKPRIEANYLTDPDGFDMRMMVECAKVSRTILAQKAFDPYRGEPIFPARRDLDDRDLEAFVRAKAETVYHPIGTCRMGSDAQSVVDPSLRVRGVEGLRVIDASVMPALVSGNTNAPTIMIAERASDLIIRA encoded by the coding sequence TTGCACGCGTTCGACTACATCATCATCGGCGCAGGTTCGGCCGGCTGCGTGCTCGCCAATCGACTGTCGGAAGACCCGAACGTCCGCGTGCTCCTGCTCGAGGCGGGCGGGCGCGACTGGCATCCCTTCATCCACATGCCCGCGGGCCTGGCGAAGCTGTCGGGCACCAAGGGCGTGAACTGGGATTACTACACGGTCGCCGAGAAGCAGCTCGACAACCGCACGCTGTGGTGGCCGCGCGGCAAGGTGCTCGGCGGTTCGAGTTCGATCAATGCGATGTGCTACATCCGCGGCCATGCGCGCGACTACGACGACTGGGCCGCGCACGGCGCGACCGGTTGGAACTGGGCGTCGGTGCTGCCCTACTTCAAGCGCAGCGAAGGCAACGTGCGCGGCGCGGATGCGTACCACGGCGCCGAGGGCCCGCTCACGGTCTCCGACCTGCGCTACGTCAATCCGCTGACCGAGGTGTTCGTCGAAGCGGGCCGGCAGGCCGGCATTCCGCACAATCGCGACTTCAATGGCGCGTCGCTCGAAGGCGTGGGCCTGTACCAGGTCACGCAGCGCGACGGCGCGCGGTGTTCGGCTGCGGTCGGCTACCTGCATCCGGTGCGCGCGCGGAAGAACCTGGTCGTGCGCACCGATGCGATGGTCACCCGCATCACCTTCGACAAGGGGCGCACCAACGGCGTCACCGCCGTCGTGCGCGGGCAGGCCTACCACTTCGAAGCCACCCGCGAGGTGCTGCTCAGCGGCGGCGCGATCAATTCCCCGCACCTGCTGATGCTCTCCGGCATCGGCCCCGCGCGCGAACTGCAGCGCCATGGCATCGCGGTGGTGCACGACGCGCCGGGCGTCGGCGAGAACCTGCAGGATCATCTCGACATCTGCACGCTCGAGCATTCGACGCAGCCGATCACCTACGACCGCATCAGCGACGTCAAGGTGGCCTACGACTATTTCCTGCGCGGCCATTCCGGCGCCGGCAGCAGCAACATCGCCGAGGGCGGCGGCTTCGTGCGTTCCTCGCTGGCACCGGACGAACGCCCCGACATCCAGCTCCACTTCCTGCCCGCGATGCTCGACGACCACGGGCGCCACCGCCTGCGCGGCGACGGCTATACGGTGCATGCCTGCTTCCTGCGCCCGCGCAGCCGCGGCCGCATTGCGCTCGCCAGCGGGCGCGCCGGCGACAAGCCGCGCATCGAAGCGAACTACCTGACGGATCCGGACGGGTTCGACATGCGCATGATGGTCGAGTGCGCGAAGGTCTCGCGCACGATCCTGGCGCAGAAGGCGTTCGACCCGTATCGCGGCGAGCCGATCTTCCCCGCGCGCCGCGACCTCGACGATCGCGACCTGGAAGCGTTCGTGCGTGCGAAGGCGGAGACGGTGTACCACCCGATCGGCACGTGCCGGATGGGCAGCGATGCGCAGTCGGTGGTCGATCCTTCCCTGCGCGTGCGCGGCGTGGAAGGCCTGCGCGTGATCGATGCGTCCGTCATGCCCGCACTCGTCAGCGGCAACACCAATGCGCCGACGATCATGATCGCGGAGCGTGCGTCGGACCTGATCATCCGCGCCTGA
- a CDS encoding DUF1304 domain-containing protein produces MTLAATLVVVFVALLHAWFLVLEMFLWTKPIGLRTFRQGAESAAASRVLAANQGLYNGFLAAGLLYGLIVQSREIVLLFLAFVILAGLYGGATANRKIFFIQAFPGLMAAALVAWSP; encoded by the coding sequence ATGACCCTCGCCGCCACGCTCGTCGTCGTGTTCGTCGCGCTGCTGCACGCGTGGTTCCTGGTGCTCGAGATGTTCCTGTGGACCAAACCCATCGGGCTGCGCACGTTCCGCCAGGGCGCGGAATCGGCGGCGGCCTCGCGCGTGCTGGCGGCCAACCAGGGCCTGTACAACGGCTTCCTCGCCGCGGGCCTGCTCTATGGCCTGATCGTGCAGTCGCGCGAGATCGTGCTGCTGTTCCTCGCGTTCGTGATCCTCGCGGGCCTGTACGGTGGCGCGACGGCGAACCGGAAGATCTTCTTCATCCAGGCGTTCCCGGGCTTGATGGCCGCCGCGCTGGTGGCCTGGTCGCCCTAA
- a CDS encoding MFS transporter, whose translation MPHAGDTKPGLARFRGALAESPPLWWAMLYFFCLLTGYYVLRPVRDAMGASSDALAVFPRAWVAWADARGWDLRDFTLQLLFTGTFLVMLVLQPLYGALVARFPRRVFLPVVYAVFIACLMAFYLAFDRQVAGRGVAFFIFTAVFNLFAVTVFWSFMADVFDDAHAKRYYGYIGAAGTVGALLGPAITRTLAERVGVANLLLVSIAFLGACVVCIFQLRPWALRRERAHGEASGEHAIGGSVWAGLQLVWREPLLRALALLMFFGVGVGTLLYNEQAAIVRHLFAADAAGATTYFANIDLAINLLAITVQLLFTRWLLRTHGVGPALLLPGILVLFGFCLLAASPFPMLVAVVQVVTRGGEFALGKPGRETIYTRVAREWRYKAKAAIDTFVYRTGDVSFVWLHKALSLFGSRIVFLAGAGLACAFTLCAWRVVRLQRTLPGASGGQPGDPTR comes from the coding sequence ATGCCGCACGCTGGAGACACCAAGCCCGGATTGGCGCGGTTCCGCGGCGCGCTGGCCGAGTCGCCCCCGTTGTGGTGGGCGATGCTCTATTTCTTCTGCCTGCTGACGGGCTATTACGTCCTGCGCCCGGTGCGCGACGCGATGGGCGCCTCCAGCGACGCACTCGCCGTGTTCCCGCGCGCCTGGGTCGCGTGGGCCGACGCGCGCGGCTGGGACCTGCGGGATTTCACGCTGCAGTTGCTCTTCACCGGGACCTTCCTGGTGATGCTGGTCCTGCAGCCCCTGTACGGCGCGCTGGTCGCGCGCTTCCCGCGGCGCGTGTTCCTGCCCGTGGTGTACGCCGTGTTCATCGCCTGCCTGATGGCCTTCTACCTGGCCTTCGATCGGCAGGTGGCGGGGCGCGGCGTCGCGTTCTTCATCTTCACGGCGGTGTTCAACCTGTTCGCCGTCACCGTGTTCTGGAGCTTCATGGCGGACGTGTTCGACGACGCGCACGCCAAGCGTTACTACGGCTACATCGGCGCGGCGGGCACGGTGGGCGCGCTGCTCGGCCCGGCGATCACGCGCACGCTGGCCGAGCGCGTGGGCGTGGCCAACCTGTTGCTGGTGTCCATCGCGTTCCTCGGCGCCTGCGTGGTGTGCATCTTCCAACTGCGGCCCTGGGCCTTGCGGCGCGAACGTGCGCATGGCGAGGCCAGCGGCGAGCACGCGATCGGCGGTTCGGTATGGGCCGGCCTGCAGCTGGTGTGGCGCGAACCCCTGCTGCGCGCACTGGCGCTGCTGATGTTCTTCGGCGTCGGCGTGGGCACGCTGCTGTACAACGAACAGGCCGCGATCGTGCGCCATCTGTTCGCCGCCGATGCCGCAGGCGCGACGACGTACTTCGCCAACATCGACCTGGCGATCAACCTGCTCGCCATCACGGTGCAGTTGCTCTTCACACGCTGGTTGCTGCGCACCCATGGCGTGGGGCCGGCATTGCTGCTCCCGGGCATCCTGGTGCTGTTCGGCTTCTGCCTGCTGGCCGCCTCGCCATTCCCGATGCTGGTTGCGGTGGTGCAGGTGGTCACGCGCGGCGGCGAGTTCGCGCTGGGCAAGCCCGGCCGCGAGACGATCTACACGCGCGTTGCGCGCGAATGGCGTTACAAGGCCAAGGCCGCGATCGACACCTTCGTGTACCGCACGGGGGATGTCAGCTTCGTGTGGCTGCACAAGGCGCTGAGCCTGTTCGGTTCGCGGATCGTGTTCCTGGCGGGCGCCGGTCTTGCATGCGCGTTCACGCTTTGCGCATGGCGCGTGGTGCGCCTCCAGCGCACACTCCCGGGAGCATCCGGAGGACAACCAGGAGACCCGACTCGATGA
- a CDS encoding M48 family metallopeptidase, with protein MNFFERQAAARRNSSRLILLFGLAVLGIVLSVDFAAFLAFGATGGGDGGALLVFCTVLTLGVIGLGSLYRIASLRGGGESVALQMGGTPIAADTTDFNLRRLRNVVEEIAIASGVPVPKIFVLEHEAGINAFAAGYSPSDAVIAVTRGALDRLNRDELQGVIAHEFSHVLNGDMRLNIRLMGVLFGILMLGLIGRKILQHGRFGGRNKGAGAVLVAALIAMVVGYIGLFFGRMIKASVSRQREKLADASAVQFTRQTTGLAGALKKIGGLEEGSRLNERNDAEEVSHMLFGDGVGFSGLFATHPPLIERIQELEPSFRPENLKALQQRWLANPPNGLEEDVQLGLVAGSGAQLPSEQAQLAVTPPMVVAQVARPNADDYKRADAIVDKIPDTVRALVRRRDLVMPLLLGLLLDDDKRLQALQREEIAARLGLAMATHAAELRTQHLAALHPALRLPLASLAFPELRLRPRPELDVFLDAVHAVVHTDGRVSLFEYCLGRLLQVQVTESLDPARHMRFGRNKLSDVRSEIATMLCVVAQSGHESPEAAQRAYLTGIQRVLPQDHLPYLPRKEGVLALDATWAPLDALDPLAKQAVVEGLVATIGNDGTVTVAESELLRTICAALHCPLPPMLERA; from the coding sequence ATGAACTTCTTCGAGCGCCAGGCGGCGGCGCGGCGGAATTCGTCGCGCCTGATCCTCCTGTTCGGGCTGGCGGTACTTGGCATCGTCCTCTCGGTCGACTTCGCCGCGTTCCTGGCCTTCGGCGCGACCGGGGGCGGGGACGGCGGTGCGCTGCTCGTGTTCTGCACGGTGCTGACGCTCGGCGTGATCGGGTTGGGCTCGCTGTATCGCATCGCCTCGCTGCGCGGCGGCGGTGAATCGGTGGCGCTGCAGATGGGCGGCACGCCGATCGCCGCGGACACCACCGACTTCAACCTGCGGCGCCTGCGCAACGTGGTGGAGGAGATCGCCATCGCCTCCGGCGTGCCGGTGCCGAAGATCTTCGTGCTCGAACACGAGGCGGGCATCAACGCGTTCGCCGCGGGCTACTCGCCGTCGGATGCGGTGATCGCGGTGACGCGCGGCGCGCTCGACCGCCTCAACCGCGACGAACTGCAGGGCGTGATCGCGCACGAGTTCAGCCACGTCCTCAACGGCGACATGCGGCTCAACATCCGCCTGATGGGCGTGCTGTTCGGCATCCTCATGCTGGGGCTCATCGGCCGGAAGATCCTGCAGCACGGGCGGTTCGGCGGACGCAACAAGGGCGCGGGCGCGGTGCTGGTCGCCGCGCTGATCGCGATGGTCGTCGGCTACATCGGCCTGTTCTTCGGCCGCATGATCAAGGCCAGCGTGAGCCGCCAGCGCGAGAAGCTCGCGGACGCCTCGGCGGTGCAGTTCACGCGCCAGACGACGGGCCTGGCCGGTGCGCTGAAGAAGATCGGTGGACTGGAGGAAGGCTCGCGCCTCAACGAACGCAACGATGCGGAAGAAGTCAGCCACATGCTGTTCGGCGACGGTGTCGGATTCTCCGGCCTGTTCGCAACGCATCCGCCGCTGATCGAACGCATCCAGGAACTGGAGCCCTCGTTTCGCCCGGAGAACCTCAAGGCGCTGCAACAGCGCTGGCTGGCCAATCCGCCGAACGGGCTCGAGGAAGACGTGCAGCTCGGGCTCGTCGCCGGCAGCGGCGCGCAGTTGCCCTCGGAGCAGGCGCAGTTGGCGGTGACGCCGCCGATGGTCGTGGCGCAGGTCGCACGGCCCAATGCGGACGACTACAAGCGCGCGGACGCGATCGTCGACAAGATCCCCGACACCGTGCGCGCGCTGGTGCGTCGCCGCGACCTGGTCATGCCCTTGCTGCTCGGCCTGCTGCTCGATGACGACAAGCGCCTGCAGGCGCTGCAGCGCGAAGAGATCGCGGCACGCCTGGGCCTGGCGATGGCCACGCATGCGGCCGAACTGCGCACGCAGCACCTCGCCGCGCTGCATCCCGCGCTACGCCTTCCGCTCGCCTCGCTCGCCTTCCCGGAGCTGCGCCTGCGGCCGCGCCCGGAGCTCGACGTGTTCCTCGACGCCGTGCACGCCGTCGTGCACACCGACGGCCGCGTATCGCTGTTCGAATACTGCCTGGGCCGCCTGCTGCAGGTGCAGGTGACCGAATCGCTGGACCCCGCGCGGCACATGCGCTTCGGCCGCAACAAGTTGTCCGACGTGCGCAGCGAGATCGCGACGATGCTCTGCGTCGTGGCGCAGTCCGGCCACGAGAGCCCCGAGGCCGCGCAGCGCGCCTATCTCACCGGCATCCAGCGCGTGCTCCCGCAGGACCACCTGCCCTACCTTCCGCGCAAGGAAGGCGTGCTCGCGCTCGATGCGACCTGGGCGCCGCTGGATGCGCTGGATCCGTTGGCGAAGCAGGCGGTGGTCGAAGGCCTGGTCGCGACCATCGGCAATGACGGCACGGTGACCGTGGCCGAATCCGAATTGCTGCGCACGATCTGCGCAGCGCTGCATTGCCCCTTGCCGCCGATGCTCGAGCGCGCCTGA